The nucleotide sequence ATTAAAACATTCACTCACTGCAATGGTATACAAAAATGTTTATTCAGTTGGGGGGGAATGCATAAAGTGGTTTTAAGTGTATGTTAAAGAGCATCAATACAAAGGCTGACAAAGAAGGATCTAAGAACACTAAATTTAAGGGTTTCATTCACTGTACTTGTTAACTCTCTAAAATTCATAAAACAatccttttcatttccaatattccCCTGGAAATATCAAAATATTCTTGTGAATCCTGAGCTATCGTTCTGGAGGTCATCTAGGGGCCTCACACCTTTTAAgcagggggtcagttcactgtccctcagactcgttggagggccagactatagttaaaaaaaagaactatgaacaaatacctatgcacacagcacatatcttattttgaattagaaaacaaatggggcaaaaacacccagcagcccGGATAAATGTTCtcagcaggccgcatgtggctcaGGGCCATTTATTATTCTAAGATGATGCTTTAGGAACACTAATTTTCCTTAGAAGTATGTATGCTTGTTCTAAAGACAACAAAGAAAGTACAAAGACATGGCTGTACTCTGTGTTGCAGAAAAGATACTCAAAAGGTTAATGAGACACACTCTAAAATAGAATCTTATCTCCCTATTTTTTATttcaccacagaagaagagatgatCCAGAACAATCACTCCTTGACAATGAACTTCATCCTCACAGGATTTATGGACCACCCAGATCTGAAGACCCTGCTGTTTGCGGTGTTCTTTGTCATCTATCTGATCACCATGGTGGGCAATCTGGGGTTGATGGTGTTGATTTCCACGGAGCGCCGTCTACAAACACCCATGTACATCTTCCTGGGAAACCTGGCTCTGATGGAttcctgctgctcctctgccatcACCCCCAAGATGTTACAGAACTTCTTTTCTGAGGACAGAATGATTTCGCTCTATGAATGCATGGTACAGTTTTATTTGCTCTGCCTGGCTGAAACCGCAGACTGCATTCTCCTGGCCgcaatggcctatgaccgctacgtGGCCATATGCAGACCACTGCAGTACCACACCATGATGTCAAAGCAACTTTGCTATCAGATGATCATAGTAGCCTATATATATGGAAATCTGCATTCCATGGTTCATATAGGACTTTTATTTAGGTTAGTCTTCTGTGGGTCTCATCAAATCAATCACTTTTTCTGTGATATTCTTCCTTTATACAGACTCTCCTGTATTGATccttatatcaataaactgatgGTATTTATTTTATCAGGATCAGTTCAAGTCTGCACTATTACCGTAGTCTTAATCTCTTATCTTTGCATACTTTACACCATTTTCCATATGAAATCAGAAGAGGGAAAGGGCAAAGGTTTATATACATGTGCATCTCACTTCCTTTCTATCTCAATATTTTATGGCTCTCTTCTGTTCATGTATATTCGGCCCTCTTCAGGCAAAGAAGGAGATAAAGAAATACCAGTTGCTATTTTCTATACAATAATAGTTC is from Tenrec ecaudatus isolate mTenEca1 chromosome 2, mTenEca1.hap1, whole genome shotgun sequence and encodes:
- the LOC142441447 gene encoding olfactory receptor 5K1-like, translating into MIQNNHSLTMNFILTGFMDHPDLKTLLFAVFFVIYLITMVGNLGLMVLISTERRLQTPMYIFLGNLALMDSCCSSAITPKMLQNFFSEDRMISLYECMVQFYLLCLAETADCILLAAMAYDRYVAICRPLQYHTMMSKQLCYQMIIVAYIYGNLHSMVHIGLLFRLVFCGSHQINHFFCDILPLYRLSCIDPYINKLMVFILSGSVQVCTITVVLISYLCILYTIFHMKSEEGKGKGLYTCASHFLSISIFYGSLLFMYIRPSSGKEGDKEIPVAIFYTIIVPLLNPFIYSLRNKEIINAMKKLMKGKLQNILKQIPSCMTN